From the genome of Etheostoma spectabile isolate EspeVRDwgs_2016 unplaced genomic scaffold, UIUC_Espe_1.0 scaffold00001218, whole genome shotgun sequence:
TGGACCAAAGGGCCACCAATGCTCTCAATTTCTATGTTTGGTGGGACATTTGGGAGCTGACATTTGCTAACGttgatggaaataaaacatATGTATTAGAACGTGGATAGACAAATCTTGAGTAGCTACAACACTGTTGAGGGCTACCGATCTAGTTCTGCCACCTGGAAGTGCTCGTACATATTATCTCAATCTGACATTAGCATTCCTATTCCACCATCACGGTCCACCCCACAGCTTTAGCTTCATGTGGATCTTACACAATGTTAACAAGACCTTCCTGGATACAACTATACTGTACAGTAGGTGTAATACACCGCTGACAGGTTTGGTTTCAGTGTGTTGTGGGTGCAGTGCAGAATTTATCTTGTGTTTCATCTGGAGGAATCTGGAAGAACCtgaacccagctgtgtgtccatgaagagtgacgGGTCTATGGGTGAACCTTTGTGCTTCAAAGATGGACGCCACTCTGTTGATCAAAGGTGAGGATTTCAAACTGATACGCAGCAGGACTAGTAAAGGTGGACCACTACAGGGAGTCCTCTAATTCACTGTTAACATCCAAACATCACTTAATGGACCTTtaccttgtgtgtgtctcttagTGGACAGACATGATGTGAGCTAATTCTTCCTGATTCCTCCACAGAGTGGACCAAGAGAGCTCAGAGGGTCCCAGTGGTCAGCCTGCCCAGCAGCATCAAACCCTCCTGGACTCCATCTTTATGGTCTGTATATGGACAACAACTATTTTTTACATCTATTCTGTCCAACATGGATCTGATGTGTGCTTCCATGATTTCACTTTGATTTGGTCCTTCATATAATCTTCtgttccagctgctggaggacgACATTGTCACTTTTGTGAAGAATGAGCTGCAGAAGATCCAGAAGGTTCTGAGTCCAAGTTACCCAGAATGCTTAAAGAGtgagagggaggatgaggaggtgtTGAACTgtgaggatgaagagcagaggaggagcagcagagaggcatttctgaagatcacactgcacttcctgaggagaatgaagcaggaggagctggctgACCGTCTGCAAAGCAGTAAGAGGGTTTCTCTAAAGAGTTAACATGCTGGATGAACGGGATATTTGTctcaaaacattttacaaaatatatttatgtacTCGTTCTCTGAGGAAATGATAAATCATGTTCTATGTCTGAATGATCTTCTttgttgtgtgttcattcaGGAAGTCATTGTGGAGTTTGTAAGCGTAAACTCAAATCTAACCAGCAGAAGACGTTCCAGTGTAtgtttgaggggattgctaaagAAGGAAACCCAACCCTTCTGaatcagatgttcacagagatctacctcatgaagggaggggctgcagaggTCAATGAtgaacatgaggtcagacagagTGAAACAGCATCctggaaaccagacagaccagaaacaacaatcagacaagaagacatctttaaagccccacctggaagagatgaaccaGTCAGAACCATGATGACAAagggagtggctggcatcgggaaaacagtcttaacacagaagttcactctggactgggctgaaggcaaagccaaccaggacatccagttcatattcccattcaccttcagagagctgaatgtgctgaaagagagaaagttcagcttggtggaacttgttgattacttctttagtgaaaccaaagaagcaggaatcTGCCGGTTTGAAGAGGTTGTgttcatctttgacggtctggatgagtgtcgacttcctctggacttcctcaacactgagatcctgactgatgttaTAGAGTCCAGCTCAGTGGatgtgctgctgacaaacctcatcaagGGGAaactgcttccctctgctcacctctggataaccacacgacctgcagcagccaatcaaatCCCTCCTGGatgtgttgacatggtgacagataTCAGAGGATTCACTGACCCacagaaggaggagtacttcaggaagagattcaGAGATGAGCAGCAGGCCAGCAggatcatctcccacatcaagaaATCAAGAAGCCTCTacatcatgtgccacatcccagtcttctgctggatcactgctacagttctggaggaCATGTTggagaccagagagggaggagatctgcccaagaccctgactgaaATGTACATTcacttcctggtggttcagGCCAAAGTGAAGAACATCAAGTATgatggaggagctgagacagGTCCACACTGGAGTCCAGAGAACAGGAAGATGATcgagtctctgggaaaacttgcttttgagcagctgcagaaagggAACCTAatcttctatgaatcagacctgacagagtgtggcatcgatatcagagcagcttcagtgtgttcaggagtgttcacacagatctttaaagaggagagcggactgtaccaggacaaggtgttcagcttcgtccatctgagtgttcaggagtttctagctgctcttcatgtccatctgactTTCAtcaactctggagtcaacctgctggcagaagaacaaaaaaactccAAGCTGTCTAGAGTCTTCAGAGACAAAACAAGTTTCTACCAGAGTGCTGTGGACAAGGCCTTACAAAGTCcaaatggacacctggacttgcttcctcctgggtctttcacTGCAAACAAATCAGAGTCTCCTACGAGGTCTGCTGACACAGAAAGGAAGTAGCTCAAAGACCAATCAGAAAACAGTTGagtacatcaagaagaagatcagtgagaatctgtctgcagagagaagcatcaatctgttccactgtctgaatgaactgaatgatggttctctagtggaggagatccaacagtccctgagttcaggaagtctctccacagataaactgtctcctgctcagtggtcagctctggtcttcatcttactgtcatcagaagacgatctggacgtgtttgacctgaagaaatactctgcttcagaagaagctcttctgaggctgctgccagtggtcaaagcTTCCAACAAAGCTCTGTACGTGCACACTCAGCTATTCAGATTAAATGGAGTTTTCCTCATTCTCAAAAAAGTATCTGTaatctttttgtcatttctattttttatcttCAGACTGAATGGCTGTGagctgtcagagagaagctgtgaagctctgtcctcagttctcagctcccagtcttCTAGTCTGAGATATTTGGACCTGAGTaaaaacaacctgcaggattcaggagtggagctaGTGTCAGTTGGACTGAAGAGTCCTCATTGTACATTGGAAATTCTCAGATTAGTGTACTGTTATTTGAAAATTATGACCACTttagttctttctttttcttattttattaacCTCTTTAgaaacacttgaaaatacatgcttttcttgcctaaatttttacccccaaaaaagtgatgCAGTTCTCACATCCTTTTGCCCTCTGGGATGatcctgaggtcattgggaagatAACAGACTCATTTtttgtttctagtgtcagtgtgacACTAGctcttactgacacagagctaaagaggttagaatatagaatttctatttccgtccaaggaaatcatctgtaaaattataaaaaaacacaactgtaagcatattacatgggctatatacAAAAATAGTACCATAGCCACACGTTTcaacttaaaacagaaaaaataatttttaaaattgcttttatatgaatttatttctacagatatgtctgtgcgtttttcttatttctaaaaaagccaaaaaagtgcaaaatataaaacttCAGAAATACCAAAACACATCCatatcactcacacacatacctgaaaTAACTACATACGtaaatttatagaaataagttATTATAATTTAATGAAAGGGTCAAATGCCGTAagaaggccttatttttgctttgacacagctggagccatcacagggtaAATATTTTCTGGTCAAGTTAGGTATCAATCAActtgtcttcttattggctacacagggaggctGGTTTCATAACATTTAGTTGTAATTGGATGGAATagctgtcaatctttcccaGGTTCCTCCTCTGTAAACCCTGCGACTTGATTGGCTTCCATAAGGGATAACTCGGGTTACAGTAAATGGATTGGCTGAAAAAAGCTGTCACTCAATTCCTTAGGATTCAGCCTATTCGGCTGTCTAAAAAGATACAGTGTGGCAGCCTCAGGGCAGACGGCAGGAGCGATCAAAATCCAAACATTATGGactgttcagctttgtttaaaaggaaactcggccagaatctacaagattgtgaggggaccagctcgttttggattaaaaggattggatgtacttattctttgaactgttggcggtgtaggaaaaaaagtttatggcaatctttcaccgctgtgtaTAAAGACACGAGGAAACAGGTAGGGATGCACGCTTGACTTTAGACAGAAACGGTGCCGaatctttctgtgtttctttacttcataacGAAGTGTGTGGGCttaatggaatcatgagactttaaacTTTCTAATGAGGtgctgcatgagcgtgtttatgaagatttaatgcttgcaatttatgagtgAAGAAAATGTTGTCTCCTAAAATGGAGAAAACGTTCCGTCAGCAGGACCGTGCTGGCGAAGTTAATAATAAAATGGACTGGCTGAATATTATTTTCAGACTGAGTGGCTGttacctgtcagagagaagctgtgaagctctgtcctcagttctcaccTCCCAGttctctagtctgagagagctggacctgagtaacaacaaccttcAGGATTCAGGACTGGAGCTGGTGTCTCCTGGACTAAACAGTCCACACTGTACACTTGAAACTCTCAGGTGAGTGTACTCTTATATGCATATTAATGTGTCTACCTGTGAGAATACCTGTTAGACTCTCCGGGTAGTATCCCACTATTTGAAAAGGATGACCCTCtgatctgttatttttttatattaataattgaATAAACTTATTATCTGATTGATTTCAGActaagtggctgtaacctgtcagaaagaagctgtgaagctctgccctcagttctcagctcccagtctcCTAGTCtaagagagctggacctgagtaacaacaacctgcaagATTCAGGAGTAGAGCTGGTATCagctggactgaagagtccacactgcagactggaaactctcaggttagTGTACTGctctttaaaaaagcaaatttaacattttcctTATGCTGTTAAATGTGGTAACAATATTGCACTGAAAGGATTAGCTGACTCAGCAACTTTTCAACAGTATGTCTTGGTTCACAGCACGTAAACTTGACTTGAATGTGCCGTTTTGGTAAATGACAcaacattgattattttttaatctttaccACACTTGAAATTGTATTCAGTTTAATTTGAGGGTTATCACAACTATGTTGAACATACTGTGCAGGaattacactgtgtgtgtgtgtgtgtgtgtgtgtgtgtgtgtgtgtgtgtgtgtgtgtgtagtctctCAGGGTGTCTGGtctcagaggaaggctgtaCTTCTCTGTTGTCAGCTCTGcgctccaacccctcccatctgagagtgctggacctgagctacaatcatccaggagactcaggagtgaagctgctgtcagctgGACTTAAGGATCCACACtggagactggacactctcaggtatgGACAGATGGACAACCCTGTTCCTCTGTCTCTAACTGAAGAACTCTGGCGGGTTCAAGTTTAATTGAGGGTTTGAGCAATTTTCAAATTTTCTGTCCGTTTTCTAAAACCAGTGATAGAAAGGAACAAGAATCGGCTCAGTCAACCCAAACAAGAGTTAAGAAAATGTGCCAATAGCCAATGATAAAAAAGGCAGAACATGAATGGTGTTTCTAACTTGTGATTGGGTGGGTAGCCTAAACACTCACACTCTGACAGACCCAAGTAGGCTTAAGTGAGGTGAATAAGTGTCACATGTACattgaaagaggagagagagatgtgtgtaGGCTGAGCCCAGATAGAGGGACAAGTCACCGTAATATCTCCCAAATAAAAGTAATACATGTGCTGTATAGACGAATGTGGACATTACATATTATTGTTATTCAtcgtgtgggtgggggtgtaAGGCCTCACACCGTGAGTTAAGGTGTATGAAGTTGATTTCGACTTTGTTTCTTCCTGCAGGACGGACCATGGTGGACCACAGAGACTGAGACCTGGTCTgaggaagtgtgagtgtgtttaaagTTTGAGACCCAGCTAGagtttttcacatctggccCTGGTCACTGAAAacctgcttttattttattttattttatttttaactctctctctctatctttctccctctccctctctgtctcccttcctttctctctccctttcccgcTATTTCTTCCCcaccctccttctctccctctctctctgcctctgtctttgtctccttctctccctctctctcaaaccttttttgtaaaaattgtgctatataaataaagtgtattGGATTGAAGGAGGAAATCAACTAAATCTTGTGATATAGGCCACgtccatttccgcctagacttatttattgaaaatcaactttttcaaactccttgtagaccgtgcaatggatctgcacaaAACTTGGTGTATATCATCTCCAGACCGACTTGACAAAAAGTTTTATAGAATGGAAAGTgtaaacaaatttgtgtagtgtggtggaagtttcttgtacagcgagggaggaatttggttGGAAGTGAGACTCTGTTGAAAcagaataaagacaggctgcaaactgaatcaaagtttagtctctggtgaaagtttaattgttttttgcagagaacaatcaaaatgacaagaacagctctcacaatgcacaaagttacagagtgacaacagttctgtgtgaatacaatcagtaatacacttctttatatccagtgcccccagaggaaaaaaTTAAACCTTGTTTGGAAAAGAGTTTAATCTTAAACATAACGAttagtggacctcaggcagacagttggagctcttacgtatttctgaatctgcccctCATGCGTCAcgtttcttgaccggtcattctatcttagctgagaaagaacatcttgtctctttgttctaggcaactgtttctgtcagaccTTAGGCTATTTGTCCTTGGAGgacaaatgcaaagtcatacCATATCAAGCTGTCTCTTACAAgaagatcacactgaggacagatacagaagtcatacaCTCtcagaggcattggagatcttattatgaaaaattaatatgaaaatcattggttaaatgtaattttccattacagtagctaactatgaaaacacagactttgccatatctcggccaaaataaaagctgtcaaagccaaactttagaatttCCCTTGCTATGACTCTCCGAGGCTCTAAAACAAATTTCACAAGAAATTGGctactagggggcgctacaaacacaaacagtttaTTTCTCATGAACCGCTCATCTGAACTTTATAAAATTTGATAGGTACCATCTAGGGCCAATCTTGAGGCGGTCCTTACAGTGGGATACTGATTGGTTGAAGTAGGAGTGGCCTATGGGCCCACGTTTGGATTAACCACTGACACTAAAGTGATTTACTTGAAATTAACAGGGTAGATGTACAAAGGGTAGCTGACCTGACTTACCAAATATTACACATGTGGCCCTACAATGACgtcaaacatgtttttgccTGTAACTCCCCAATTCACATCACACATTAAAAATCTTTAGATTCAAGTGTCACTGAATCtcctgatataggccacgcccatttctgATCACAATTCTTTTCACAATAAATGCGAAAccaactttttttaacttgtgcTAGGCCGTGCCACTGATCATTTACAGATGGCCAGTACAAAAAGTTATTCACAGAATTTTGCTACGTTAACATATGCGCATTTTATGACCAAACTTTCTGTAGCAAACTAACAAAAACATatcatatctcggccaaattaaattgcaattattattattatttaattagatCAACACATAACTGGTGGGTAGTGTTCACCATGCCTCCACGatgctctgtaccaaatttggtaaagattggccattagggggcgctataatccaTGTTTATTGGTTTTGTCTAAAAACtcattgcaattgcaatatctctgccacagtaaatgctatcaataCCAAACATGTGATGATTGTTTGACATGCTGCTcggaggctctgtaccaaatttggtaaagataggCCATCAGGGGGCGCTTTAATCAACGTAAACCATTTTGGGCCATTTTATCCCTTCTGAGGTCGAGTGCGTTGTACGTGACGCCAAACGGCACTTCTGATTCATAATTTTATAACTTAATGATATAACTAGTAGAAACATACttatgattaaaaaatgtataacttaataatataactagtagaaacatactgtcttttggagctaaaagctaacagcGGCCCCGTTCTGCCgatgtctttgttgtcttcccatcccttacagaaggttttgtatcCAGCCTAGAAGCCCAGAGTCGTTCGGGGTCATTATGCTattaatccatactgttatgtgcgcctctccatatttcctgacGTTTGCCCCCCCCGCCGTTTCACTTTGGGTTCCACTTTCATGCGCTCCCGGGTTGTTGGGGACGACTTGCgacttccccctctctctctttctggctctccctctatttctctctttctctcttttattcCACACAAGGAAATACAGCACAATATTACTGAATTCTGAATAtcttgttctctccatcagatgtctgtgaactggaactggacacaaacacattacacagaggactcaaactgtctgacaacaacaggaaggtgacataTTTGGGagaggatcagtcatatcctgatcatccagagaggtttgagtgctggcctcagctgctgtgtagagatggtctgactggtcgctgttactgggaggtccagAGGAGAGGATGGGTTTCTATagcagtgagttacagaggaatcagaaggagaggaagcagtaaagactgtgtgtttggatataacgatcagtcctggagtctgATCTGCTATGATGATCGCTACTCTGTCGGTCACAATAACTTAGTAACAGACCTCacgtcctcctctgtctctaacagagtagcagtgtatgtggacgttcctgctggctctctgtccttctacacagtcttctctgactcactgatccacctccacaccttcaacaccacattcactcagcctctctatcctgggtttggggtCTGttctggttcctcagtgtctctgtgtcctctgcaggactgagagtctctcctggGACAGAAACCCTGACTGAAGATCAGCTGCTGAAAACAAAGTTCAGTCAGTTCACCATCAAACACTACAGACCAAACATGAAGAATTTGTGCCTATAAATCCCATGTCAATTTCACCCTTGGAGCCCATCTATCTCTACGCTCCTTTTCACACCCAATCCCAAACTTTCACTTGTTTAGTCGTCCACAACTGGTTAGTTCTCTGCAGATTTAAAAACAAGCCAACCgataaaattacttttgtttaCAGGAAGAGTTCCTTAAAATTGACACGGCCTcttaagttaaggaaaaggttgtgggtgggcgggacaacaacgggttaggttcaggaaaagaagaacgggacacgatccccggtctcctcggtgaaagtcctgtgttgtttgagaaACAATGATTGATGGCAATCTAATGGAAGACGGATTCATATCTTATTGGAAATTTATAGTTCTCAGTTAATATACTAATACCATATTGAACTTGAGGTTATCTGTGTTTGTCTGATGTTGCTGGGAGAAGTTTCTCCTTATATTGCTATTCATAATGTGCTAACGATGACTGCAATGaaaattaatttgaaaatgtcctTACTTAGAGTAATGGAAATTTCCTTTtgggttttttcttttaaaggttaTCAACCTATTGGTAATTTTTCTACTGCTTATACATACCATCACCTATGAACTGAAATCCATGTTAAACACACTAAACTggaattaaataaagaaatcagaAGATATTTGAGTTGTCCCTTGAGTCCTTCAGTCCTTAAATAAGCCTTTTTAAAGTTTGGCCAAAGAGCCGGGGTGGGAACTCCATAACTTGACATATATATTTTGTAGAGAAATCTAGTGAGTATACTTTGCTTTCGTCACCTTTGAGCTCCCTGGCTGTGTTCTCAGGTGTTTCCAATCGTCAGACGTTTGTAGTCATGATGTTAACAAAGGAGCCATTTTGTGCCGATACGCGTGGGTTGCTACCCAGTTCTATTTGTAATGTAAGATTTTGATATGAAATAGCCATTgcaataaaggctttttaattGTTTCCCAAGAAGAGTGCCTCGGAGCCTTTCTTTTAAATAGGATGCCAGCTGTAGTGTTGACCAATGAAATGACCCCCGCCCCATTGAATGTGCGTTCACTTTATGTTAGAACGTCTGCTGTGGGCGGCTGCTCTGTAACATGGTTTATTTCCCCTTTCTGTCcattgatttattattatgtcAACAATATGCACAGAATGGTCGACAGACTTTCACCTGCACCCATCAGGAAACGGGAGAAAACTTTAAAGTGGATCGTATGAAGTTATGTCCACAACTACGAGAGTGAAGAAAATGAGTAACATAACTTAGCATATGATGCTAGCATATAGTTTAGCTTGATGttaattaacaaatattgtaaatatatataatataatttttctttattgtttagCTAGATTGAACGACAGATGATGgacagtatgtgtatatgtgatgtctccactttgtattttttcctcatttcaTTAACCATGTTACTGGGATTTGTCTGATTTCATGTTAGAGACAGTAGTAAAACCTAAACTGTAATATACTGAAAGAACACAAGAAACTGGATTGTTTGTCAGCTTTAGCATCACTGTTGTGTGTTCAAAATTGAATACCCCATTGAAAGTGTTGAAGGTGATAAGTCAGAGCAGTTCTGAGAAATTGTCTGTATGATTGCATTATTctggtactgtatgtgtggagCTTAAAAGTCAGAAAGAGGGTCCTAGGCCGACCGGGACGGGAGACCCGGGGATCTAGCGTTTGAGTGGCGTGCCTTGATTTAGAAGTCCATTTGAGACGGCCGGTTAAACCTGTTAAATTCAAGTCATTAGTTGGTGAAAGAGTTGACCGGGTAAACTTGTATAAATGTTGTTTATGAGATGTGAAAGAGTCAACCGAGTTTTAACCTGATACATTAAAAATGGAAAGAGATTTTGAAAGAGTCGACCAGGTTACAGGAGAAAGTGTTGATGAAAGTTCACCAGGTTTAGAATCCTGATGAATTGAATGACATTAAAAAGAGGGATAAGGTATGGCGACAGAGTTTTagtctctggggggggggggagagactaAGACTTTTTTAGCCAGGGTAACAACTGGGAGGGAGTAGGGCCTGGTAAACTCACTTTGCTACCACGGGGAAGTGAGTCCCATGGAAAGACCTCTCAGTCTTTTCTCCTGGCCATAGTCTAGAAATATAGGAAATCCTTTGATAGCCTATAGTCA
Proteins encoded in this window:
- the LOC116674862 gene encoding LOW QUALITY PROTEIN: protein NLRC3-like (The sequence of the model RefSeq protein was modified relative to this genomic sequence to represent the inferred CDS: inserted 2 bases in 1 codon), which produces MKSDGSMGEPLCFKDGRHSVDQRVDQESSEGPSGQPAQQHQTLLDSIFMLLEDDIVTFVKNELQKIQKVLSPSYPECLKSEREDEEVLNCEDEEQRRSSREAFLKITLHFLRRMKQEELADRLQSRSHCGVCKRKLKSNQQKTFQCMFEGIAKEGNPTLLNQMFTEIYLMKGGAAEVNDEHEVRQSETASWKPDRPETTIRQEDIFKAPPGRDEPVRTMMTKGVAGIGKTVLTQKFTLDWAEGKANQDIQFIFPFTFRELNVLKERKFSLVELVDYFFSETKEAGICRFEEVVFIFDGLDECRLPLDFLNTEILTDVIESSSVDVLLTNLIKGKLLPSAHLWITTRPAAANQIPPGCVDMVTDIRGFTDPQKEEYFRKRFRDEQQASRIISHIKKSRSLYIMCHIPVFCWITATVLEDMLETREGGDLPKTLTEMYIHFLVVQAKVKNIKYDGGAETGPHWSPENRKMIESLGKLAFEQLQKGNLIFYESDLTECGIDIRAASVCSGVFTQIFKEESGLYQDKVFSFVHLSVQEFLAALHVHLTFINSGVNLLAEEQKNSKLSRVFRDKTSFYQSAVDKALQSPNGHLDLXFLLGLSLQTNQSLLRGLLTQKGSSSKTNQKTVEYIKKKISENLSAERSINLFHCLNELNDGSLVEEIQQSLSSGSLSTDKLSPAQWSALVFILLSSEDDLDVFDLKKYSASEEALLRLLPVVKASNKALLSGCYLSERSCEALSSVLTSQFSSLRELDLSNNNLQDSGLELVSPGLNSPHCTLETLRLSGCNLSERSCEALPSVLSSQSPSLRELDLSNNNLQDSGVELVSAGLKSPHCRLETLSLSGCLVSEEGCTSLLSALRSNPSHLRVLDLSYNHPGDSGVKLLSAGLKDPHWRLDTLRTDHGGPQRLRPGLRKYVCELELDTNTLHRGLKLSDNNRKVTYLGEDQSYPDHPERFECWPQLLCRDGLTGRCYWEVQRRGWVSIAVSYRGIRRRGSSKDCVFGYNDQSWSLICYDDRYSVGHNNLVTDLTSSSVSNRVAVYVDVPAGSLSFYTVFSDSLIHLHTFNTTFTQPLYPGFGVCSGSSVSLCPLQD